The sequence below is a genomic window from Lycium ferocissimum isolate CSIRO_LF1 chromosome 9, AGI_CSIRO_Lferr_CH_V1, whole genome shotgun sequence.
TCCTCAGACGGACGGGCAGGCAGAGAGAACTATACAAACTCTAGAAGACATGTTACTGTCTTGTCCAattgattttggaggtaattagGATGAACATCTACCTCTTGtggagtttgcttacaataatagctatcaagAGAGTATTTAGATGGCTCCGTGTAAAGCACTATATGGGAGGTGTTGTAGATCTCCAATTAGGTGGTTTAAACCCACCAAAGTAGAGTTGTTGGGTCTCGACTAAGTTCACGAAGCAATCAAGAAGGTGAACCTCATTTTGCACCGATTCAAGACAGCTCAGAGTTGACAGAAGTCTTATACGGACATAAGGCGTCGTGAGCTAGAGTTTTCTGTTAGTGATaaggtattcttgaaagtgtcaccgatgaagGGAGTAATGCGGTTTGgtagaaagggtaagcttagtcctcatTTCATTGGCCCTTATGAGATTGTTAAGAGAATTGGGAAGGTGGCTTGTGAGTTGAAGTTACCATCTGAGATGGCCATGGTGTATTCTGTGTTTCACAttttgatgttgaagttgtataAACTTGATCCTTCTCATGACTTGACTCATGAAGAGATTGAAATCAATGAAGggttgtcttatgaagaagaactGGTGCATATCTTGGATCGACAAGTTAGGAGGTTGAGAAtaaaagatgtagcttcagttaaagtgcTGTGGCGAAACCATAATACCAAAGAAACGACTTGGGAAGCAAAGAAGGACATGAAGAACAGATAccctcacttgttccctattCCAGGTGTGTGCTGAATCTTCTGGTTGTCGAATGCTTGTGATGGTTTAGGCTAAAAGTGTAAATCCCTCATTTCATGCATAGGATTGTTTGCGGTCCTTGTAAGGAGTTCCGCGTGAGGTCATATAgttattattaaaatattaactGAGTTTGTTTGAGACAACTTGAGGCTTAGTGAATATCTTAGGCTATGACTTTCATTCGGGGATGAATAATCCTGAAGaagggggataatgtaacactccgtaaattcgagttaggtATGAAGGTATTAAATGACAAGTAATGTGAAATTTTAGGCATATGAAATCCTATCAAGATGAGTTTGGACGGAAATAGCTGATTTAAGATCAAGACCaagtagtgaagttcgtaagagttctcaaactcgtCTAAGTTTCGGTAGGTCTGACTTGTAagccaatttcatgaaaatccgtAGAGAATTTGTAAGAACTTCCTCTAATAGaagttgtatatctttgaaatatgTTTCCAATGATATAATATAGAGCTTAAACTTGAGTTGTGAGAAGAAAGCTATGCCTGTTTTATTGAAGCCTGTCTGGGACGCCAGCTGAGATCCGACCGCAAACTCAAAATGCAACGCCGCAAACTCAGGATACGACGTCGCATTTTGGCcaaattttgaaagtttctGGAGTGAATTTTCATTTAGAATGCAGCCGCAAACTCGAGATGCGACCATATACTCATTGTAGCATACTCAACTAGGAAAATTTTGTACAAGAAcgtgattttcttgaaatttccaaacccAGGCCGACTTTTCGAGGATAAAAGACCCTAGAACTTCTCCAAACCTTACAAGGTGAGTTCCTAATCatcttataattaaaatatatcaAAGTAACTAGAactaacactagttcatctctcaaaaaccatagattcttgaaacccaagaaagagaagaagaaagggactttTGGAGACGTTGAAATTCCTTCAAAGAGGTATGACCTTTGAATTTTCTGATGTTATTGAAAGGATTTAGGCTAGTGTAGGTTATCATATGGGATTAGAATCCATGAATGATTCATGAggtgttcaagaacacgttctgGACATGAAAACCTTAGTTTTTCGAGAAATGGGGTAGATGGGTGGAGTTGGATTAAAGTTCTAATTTTTCTCATCTAAAAgcattgtagtgtgattgtagATCCTTGGGAATCACGTTGAGAGggaattgaggtatgtctatatttaaaaaattatcttttcaagtatgtctacttttgaagtacgtttatattgtgaaagcatgatttgtatttgagaatccttccttgactatgtcacgacccgactaggggccatgacgggtacccggagctgactaccgagcaccacttattaAGCTAATTATCATACTTAACCTGAATATGCACAATCTCCAaggcaacacatacatatatacttaagccggctgcaaaaatgatatacaatgatgtatccatgagacaactactacccacgcatacgtatctacgagcctctactagagtactgagacgtaaggatgggacaggaccccatcatgcccgaatatgtacacaaaataatatatcaaaaactgCACCTCCGAAGTAGGGAAGTGTTCCTGTGCAAGCTGATATGGCTCCTATGGATCTGGACCgtccccctgtctacctgtgggcatgaacacagcgtccaaaaagaaaggacgccagtacgaataatgtactgagtatgtaaggcatacatgaTAAGATAATAAGGAAATGTAGAAAGCATAAGAGGAAAAAGatactgtaactgcttgcctcttgaggcggaatcatgcatgctta
It includes:
- the LOC132029494 gene encoding uncharacterized protein LOC132029494 produces the protein MRFGRKGKLSPHFIGPYEIVKRIGKVACELKLPSEMAMVYSVFHILMLKLYKLDPSHDLTHEEIEINEGLSYEEELVHILDRQVRRLRIKDVASVKVLWRNHNTKETTWEAKKDMKNRYPHLFPIPGVC